A single window of Lentimicrobiaceae bacterium DNA harbors:
- a CDS encoding ParA family protein, which translates to MFVISVFSIKGGVGKTSAAINLATLASFAGEKTLLIDLDPQASSTFYLKVKPKIKTTVKRLLKGKSDIEEHIKSTEFVHLDILPATLAYREMETVLGEVKKAGSRIKDMILPLKDKYSWIFIDCPPGLTLLSKAIFNASNLVLIPVVPTTLSVRTYYDFIKFADEKPLVKGCTYKGFFSMVDRRKGLQKHILEEWDFRGMNFFLSSIPYLSDIEKMGIYLKPVVSSKPSSDAAKAFDALWSEIKKDHRSG; encoded by the coding sequence ATGTTTGTGATATCAGTTTTTAGTATAAAAGGTGGTGTTGGAAAAACTTCAGCCGCCATCAACCTTGCAACGCTTGCTTCTTTTGCAGGTGAAAAAACCTTGCTTATTGACCTGGATCCTCAGGCTTCTTCTACTTTTTATCTGAAAGTTAAACCTAAAATTAAAACGACAGTTAAAAGGCTGCTAAAAGGAAAGTCGGATATTGAAGAGCATATTAAATCAACTGAATTTGTTCATCTTGATATTTTACCAGCTACTCTTGCTTATCGCGAGATGGAGACTGTTCTTGGTGAAGTTAAAAAGGCCGGAAGTCGTATCAAAGACATGATTTTACCTTTGAAGGATAAATATTCCTGGATATTTATTGATTGTCCTCCAGGCTTGACTTTATTGTCGAAAGCTATTTTTAATGCTTCAAATCTTGTGTTGATTCCTGTAGTGCCAACTACACTTTCGGTACGAACATATTATGATTTCATAAAGTTTGCAGATGAAAAGCCTTTAGTTAAGGGTTGCACATATAAGGGCTTTTTTTCTATGGTTGACAGGCGAAAAGGTCTTCAAAAGCATATTCTTGAGGAATGGGATTTCCGGGGAATGAATTTCTTCTTGTCCTCAATACCTTATTTAAGCGATATTGAAAAGATGGGCATTTATTTAAAACCTGTAGTGAGTTCGAAACCTTCATCAGATGCGGCAAAAGCTTTTGATGCTCTGTGGTCGGAAATAAAAAAAGACCATCGTTCAGGTTGA
- the gcvH gene encoding glycine cleavage system protein GcvH: MNIPANLKYTKDHEWIKIEGETAVIGVTEYAQGELGDIVFIEVETEGETLEEGETFGTIEAVKTVSDMFMPVAGEVLEFNEALNSSPELVNKDPYGEGWIIKIKVSTPSQVEDLLDSAAYGALIGA; the protein is encoded by the coding sequence ATGAACATTCCAGCCAATTTAAAGTACACCAAAGATCACGAATGGATTAAAATTGAAGGTGAAACCGCCGTTATTGGTGTAACTGAATACGCACAAGGCGAATTAGGAGACATCGTTTTTATCGAAGTTGAAACTGAAGGTGAAACATTAGAAGAAGGTGAAACATTTGGAACAATAGAAGCAGTGAAAACTGTAAGTGATATGTTTATGCCAGTTGCCGGTGAAGTTCTTGAATTTAATGAAGCGCTGAACAGCAGCCCTGAGCTGGTAAACAAAGATCCTTACGGAGAAGGCTGGATAATTAAGATCAAAGTAAGTACACCTTCGCAAGTAGAAGATTTACTTGACTCAGCAGCATATGGAGCATTAATTGGCGCTTAA
- the vanZ gene encoding VanZ family protein: MLRFLKNFWPGLLWACVILVLTLLPGNYFPGINSFWELFSPDKLIHIFLFGVLSYLILQGAEKQYSADDKRYTIILPLLTAMLGGVITEVLQSVLPIGRDGNMFDTIADFAGCFTGLMIFRGLRKKKKKKLQTNAKNI, translated from the coding sequence ATGCTTAGATTTCTTAAAAACTTCTGGCCAGGATTATTGTGGGCTTGCGTTATTCTTGTATTAACCTTATTACCTGGCAACTATTTTCCCGGAATCAATAGTTTTTGGGAACTGTTTTCTCCAGATAAGCTGATACACATTTTTTTATTTGGCGTACTCAGCTATTTAATATTGCAAGGAGCTGAAAAGCAATATTCAGCCGACGATAAGCGTTATACTATCATATTGCCTTTATTAACCGCCATGCTTGGAGGTGTTATTACTGAAGTTTTACAGTCAGTTTTACCCATTGGCCGTGACGGGAACATGTTTGACACAATTGCTGATTTTGCAGGTTGTTTTACAGGTTTGATGATCTTTAGGGGTCTGAGAAAGAAAAAAAAGAAAAAATTGCAAACCAATGCAAAAAATATATAA
- a CDS encoding energy transducer TonB, giving the protein MEAKKSPKADLESKRTMFVQIGLIVALAAMLVAFEWKTYDVKQLDLSARQVENVEEDMIEITNQNKPPPPPAPPPTTTLINIVQDNVVVEDDLSIDAEATELTVIPTYTPVVAEEEEVAEAEIFTVVEESPSFPGGDEARIRFLQENIKYPQIARESSIQGTVYVTFVVEKNGNVTDVRILRGIGGGCDEEAVRVIKAMPKWNPGKQRGKPVRVQFNMPIKFTLAG; this is encoded by the coding sequence ATGGAAGCAAAAAAGAGCCCGAAAGCTGACCTTGAGTCTAAAAGGACCATGTTTGTTCAGATCGGTTTAATTGTTGCACTAGCAGCTATGTTGGTGGCCTTCGAATGGAAGACCTACGATGTAAAGCAGCTTGACCTAAGTGCACGCCAGGTTGAAAATGTAGAGGAGGATATGATTGAAATTACCAACCAGAACAAGCCTCCCCCACCTCCGGCACCACCTCCAACAACTACATTAATCAACATTGTACAGGATAATGTTGTTGTGGAAGATGACCTGAGCATTGATGCAGAAGCTACAGAACTTACTGTAATTCCAACTTATACTCCGGTAGTTGCTGAAGAGGAAGAAGTTGCAGAAGCTGAAATTTTTACGGTTGTTGAAGAATCACCAAGTTTCCCTGGCGGTGATGAAGCACGTATCAGATTTCTTCAGGAAAATATCAAATACCCTCAGATTGCCCGTGAAAGTAGTATTCAGGGAACTGTTTATGTAACGTTTGTTGTTGAGAAAAACGGAAATGTTACAGACGTAAGAATCCTCAGGGGTATTGGCGGTGGTTGCGACGAAGAAGCTGTTCGCGTAATTAAAGCCATGCCAAAATGGAATCCCGGAAAACAAAGAGGTAAACCTGTTCGTGTTCAGTTTAACATGCCTATCAAATTTACCCTCGCAGGATAA
- a CDS encoding OsmC family protein, protein MEKIIDKSQKLNVSLKLINDKLNFIGIADKNEPVSIDYIPPYGDNLGYTSLELLLLSLTSCYGSALALLLRKTGKVLPGMEISAAGIRNKEHPTSFNVITIDFTLFSDANEQDVDKVIALAEERYCPVYHMIKGNVVVKTSYSIKKIDHPDLCN, encoded by the coding sequence ATGGAAAAAATAATTGACAAGTCGCAAAAGCTAAATGTTTCTCTGAAGCTGATAAACGATAAATTGAATTTTATTGGTATTGCTGATAAGAATGAACCTGTTTCAATTGATTATATTCCACCCTATGGCGATAATCTGGGGTATACATCATTAGAACTTTTACTTTTAAGTCTGACTTCATGTTATGGCTCTGCCCTCGCTCTGTTGTTACGCAAAACGGGAAAAGTATTGCCCGGAATGGAAATATCGGCTGCCGGCATTCGTAATAAAGAACATCCTACCAGCTTCAATGTCATTACAATTGATTTTACTTTGTTTTCTGATGCAAACGAACAGGATGTGGATAAGGTGATTGCTCTTGCCGAAGAACGATACTGCCCGGTTTATCATATGATTAAAGGAAATGTAGTAGTTAAGACCAGCTATTCAATTAAAAAGATTGACCACCCGGATCTTTGTAATTGA